A window from Camelus dromedarius isolate mCamDro1 chromosome 9, mCamDro1.pat, whole genome shotgun sequence encodes these proteins:
- the CELSR2 gene encoding cadherin EGF LAG seven-pass G-type receptor 2 isoform X2, producing MRSPAARAPLPTPLPPLLLLLLLPPPPLLGDQVGPCRSLGLGGRGSSGACSPVGWLCPASSSNLWLYTSRCRDAGTELTGHLVPHHDGLRVWCPESGAHIPLPPAPEDCPWSCRLLGIGGHLSPQGKLTLPHEHLCLKAPRLRCQSCKLVQTPGFRAGGSSAEEPVGGRRKRNVNTAPQFQPPSYQATVPENQPAGTPVASLRAIDPDEGEAGRLEYTMDALFDSRSNHFFSLDPITGAVTTAEELDRETKSTHVFRVTAQDHGMPRRSALATLTILVTDTNDHDPVFEQQEYKESLRENLEVGYEVLTVRATDGDAPPNANILYRLLEGPGGSPSEVFEIDPRSGVIRTRGPVDREEVESYQLTVEASDQGRDPGPRSATAAVFLSVEDDNDNAPQFSEKRYVVQVREDVTPGAPVLRVTASDRDKGSNALVHYSIMSGNARGQFYLDAQTGALDVVSPLDYETTKEYTLRVRAQDGGRPPLSNVSGLVTVQVLDINDNAPIFVSTPFQATVLESVPLGYLVLHVQAIDADAGDNARLEYRLVGVGPDFPFTINNGTGWISVAAELDREEVDFYSFGVEARDHGTPALTASASVSVTILDVNDNNPTFTQPEYTVRLNEDAAVGTSVVTVSAVDRDAHSVITYQITSGNTRNRFSITSQSGGGLVSLALPLDYKLERQYVLAVTASDGTRQDTAQVVVNVTDANTHRPVFQSSHYTVNVNEDRPAGTTVVLISATDEDTGENARITYFMEDSIPQFRIDADTGAVTTQAELDYEDQVSYTLAITARDNGIPQKSDTTYLEILVNDVNDNAPQFLRDSYQGRVYEDVPPFTSVLQISATDRDSGLNGRVFYTFQGGDDGDGDFIVESTSGIVRTLRRLDRENVAQYILRAYAVDKGMPPARTPTEVTVTVLDVNDNPPVFEQDEFDVFVEENSPIGLAVARVTATDPDEGTNAQIMYQIVEGNIPEVFQLDIFSGELTALVDLDYEDRPEYILVIQATSAPLVSRATVHVRLLDRNDNPPVLGNFEILFNNYVTNRSSSFPGGAIGRVPAHDPDISDSLTYSFERGNELSLVLLNASTGELRLSRALDNNRPLEAIMSVLVSDGVHSVTAQCALRVTIITDEMLTHSITLRLEDMSPERFLSPLLGLFIQAVAATLATPPDHVVVFNVQRDTDAPGGHILNVSLSVGQPPGPGGGPPFLPSEDLQERLYLNRSLLTAISAQRVLPFDDNICLREPCENYMRCVSVLRFDSSAPFIASSSVLFRPIHPVGGLRCRCPPGFTGDYCETEVDLCYSRPCGPHGRCRSREGGYTCLCREGYTGEHCEVSARSGRCTPGVCKNGGTCVNLLVGGFKCDCPSGDFEKPFCQVTTRSFPARSFITFRGLRQRFHFTLALSFATKERDGLLLYNGRFNEKHDFVALEVIQEQVQLTFSAGESTTTVSPFVPGGVSDGQWHTVQLKYYNKPLLGQTGLPQGPSEQKVAVVTVDGCDTGVALRFGAVLGNYSCAAQGTQGGSKKSLDLTGPLLLGGVPDLPESFPVRTRHFVGCMRNLQVDSRHVDMADFIANNGTVPGCPAKKNVCDSNTCHNGGTCVNQWDAFSCECPLGFGGKSCAQEMANPQRFLGSSLVAWHGLSLPISQPWHLSLMFRTRQADGVLLQAVTRGRSTITLQLREGHVVLSVEGTGLQASSLRLEPGRANDGDWHHAQLALGASGGPGHAILSFDYGQQQAEGNLGPRLHGLHLSNITVGGVPGPASGVARGFRGCLQGVRVSEMPEGVSSLDPSHGESINVEPGCSLPDPCDSNPCPANSYCSDDWDSYSCSCDPGYYGDNCTNVCDLNPCEHHSTCTRKPSAPHGYTCECPQNYLGPYCETRIDQPCPRGWWGHPTCGPCNCDVSKGFDPDCNKTSGECHCKENHYQPPGSPTCLLCDCYPTGSLSRVCDPEDGQCPCKPGVIGRQCDRCDNPFAEVTINGCEVNYDSCPRAIEAGIWWPRTHFGLPAAAPCPRGSFGTAVRHCDEHRGWLPPNLFNCTSVTFSELKGFAERLQRNESGLDSGRSQRLALLLRNATQHTAGYFGSDVKVAYQLATRLLAHESAQRGFGLSATQDVHFTENLLRVGSALLDAANKRHWELIQQTEGGTAWLLQHYEAYASALAQNMRHTYLSPFTIVTPNIVISVVRLDKGNFAGAKLPRYEALRGERPPDLETTVILPESVFRETTTVVRPAGPGEAQEPEELARRQRRHPELSQGEAVASVIIYRTLAGLLPHNYDPDKRSLRVPKRPVINTPVVSISVHDDEELLPRALDKPVTVQFRLLETEERTKPICVFWNHSILVSGTGGWSARGCEVVFRNESHVSCQCNHMTSFAVLMDVSRRENGEILPLKTLTYVALGVTLATLLLTFLFLTILRALRSNQHGIRRNLTAALGLAQLVFLLGINQADLPFACTVIAILLHFLYLCTFSWALLEALHLYRALTEVRDVNAGPMRFYYMLGWGVPAFITGLAVGLDPEGYGNPDFCWLSIYDTLIWSFAGPVAFAVSMSVFLYILAARASCAAQRQGFEKKGPVSGLRPSFAVLLLLSATWLLALLSVNSDTLLFHYLFAACNCIQGPFIFLSYVVLSKEVRKALKFACSRKPSPDPALTTKSTLTSSYNCPSPFTDGRLYQPYGDSAGSVHSASRSGKSQPSYIPFLLREESTLNPGQGPPGLGDPGGLFLEGQDQQHDPDTDSDSDLSLEDDQSGSYASTHSSDSEEEEEGEAAFPGEPGWDSLLGPGAERLPLHSTPKDGGLGPGKAPWPGDFGTTAKEGGGSGASEERPRENGDAMLREGSVGPIPGPSAQPHKGILKKKCLPTISEKSSLLRLPLEQGTGSSRGSSASEGSRGGPPPRPPPRQSLQEQLNGVMPIAMSIKAGTVDEDSSGSDSDETSI from the exons ATGCGGAGCCCGGCGGCCCGCGCCCCTCTTCCAacgccgctgccgccgctgctgctactgctgctgctgccgccgccgccactaCTAGGAGACCAAGTGGGACCCTGTCGTTCCCTGGGGCTCGGGGGACGCGGCTCCTCGGGGGCCTGCTCCCCCGTGGGTTGGCTCTGTCCAGCCTCATCCTCGAACCTCTGGCTCTATACCAGCCGCTGCAGGGATGCGGGGACCGAACTGACTGGCCATCTCGTGCCCCATCACGATGGTCTGAGGGTCTGGTGTCCAGAATCCGGGGCCCACATACCCCTGCCGCCAGCCCCTGAAGACTGTCCCTGGAGCTGTCGTCTCCTAGGCATTGGAGGCCACCTTTCCCCACAGGGCAAGCTTACCCTGCCCCATGAGCACCTGTGCTTAAAGGCCCCACGGCTGAGATGTCAGTCCTGTAAGCTGGTGCAGACCCCAGGGTTCAGGGCAGGGGGAAGCTCAGCAGAAGAGCCCGTGGGTGGGCGTCGGAAAAGGAATGTGAATACAGCCCCTCAGTTCCAGCCCCCCAGCTACCAGGCCACAGTGCCCGAGAACCAGCCAGCTGGTACACCTGTGGCATCTCTGCGAGCCATCGACCCTGATGAGGGTGAGGCAGGTCGGCTTGAGTACACCATGGATGCCCTCTTCGATAGCCGCTCCAACCATTTCTTCTCCCTGGACCCAATCACTGGTGCAGTAACCACAGCCGAGGAGCTGGATCGTGAGACCAAGAGTACCCATGTCTTCAGGGTCACAGCACAGGATCATGGCATGCCCCGACGCAGTGCCCTGGCCACACTCACCATCTTGGTGACCGACACCAATGATCACGACCCTGTTTTTGAGCAACAGGAGTACAAGGAGAGCCTTAGGGAGAACCTGGAGGTTGGCTATGAGGTTCTCACTGTCAGAGCCACAGATGGTGATGCCCCTCCCAATGCCAATATTCTGTACCGCCTGCTGgaagggcctgggggcagcccctCTGAAGTCTTTGAGATTGACCCTCGCTCTGGGGTAATCCGAACCCGTGGGCCGGTAGATCGGGAAGAGGTGGAGTCCTACCAGTTGACGGTGGAAGCAAGTGACCAGGGTCGGGATCCCGGTCCACGGAGCGCTACAGCTGCTGTTTTCCTGTCTGTGGAGGATGATAATGACAATGCCCCCCAGTTCAGTGAGAAGCGGTATGTGGTCCAGGTGAGGGAGGATGTGACCCCGGGAGCCCCGGTACTTCGGGTCACAGCCTCGGATAGAGACAAGGGCAGCAACGCCTTGGTGCATTACAGCATCATGAGTGGCAACGCTCGGGGACAGTTTTACTTAGATGCCCAGACTGGGGCTCTGGACGTGGTGAGCCCTCTTGACTACGAAACGACCAAGGAATATACCCTAAGGGTTCGGGCCCAGGATGGCGGCCGCCCCCCTCTCTCCAACGTCTCCGGCCTGGTGACAGTGCAGGTTCTGGACATCAATGACAATGCCCCCATCTTCGTCAGTACCCCCTTCCAGGCTACTGTCCTTGAGAGTGTCCCCTTAGGCTACCTGGTTCTCCATGTCCAGGCCATTGATGCTGATGCTGGTGACAATGCCCGCCTGGAATACCGCCTTGTCGGGGTTGGGCCTGACTTCCCCTTCACCATCAACAACGGCACAGGCTGGATCTCTGTGGCTGCTGAGCTGGACCGGGAGGAGGTTGATTTCTATAGCTTTGGAGTAGAAGCCCGAGACCATGGCACCCCAGCACTCACTGCCTCAGCCAGTGTCAGTGTGACCATCTTGGATGTCAATGACAACAACCCGACTTTTACCCAACCAGAGTACACAGTGCGCCTCAATGAGGACGCAGCTGTGGGCACCAGCGTGGTGACAGTGTCGGCCGTAGACCGTGATGCCCACAGTGTCATCACCTACCAGATCACCAGCGGCAACACCCGAAACCGCTTCTCCATCACCAGCCAGAGTGGTGGTGGGCTGGTGTCCCTCGCCCTGCCGCTGGACTATAAACTTGAACGGCAGTATGTGCTGGCCGTCACTGCTTCCGATGGCACACGACAGGACACAGCACAAGTGGTGGTAAACGTCACCGACGCCAATACCCATCGTCCTGTATTTCAGAGCTCCCACTACACAGTTAATGTTAACGAGGACCGTCCAGCAGGCACTACGGTGGTGCTAATTAGTGccacagatgaggacacaggtGAGAATGCCCGCATCACCTACTTTATGGAGGACAGCATCCCCCAGTTCCGCATTGATGCAGACACGGGGGCTGTCACTACCCAGGCTGAGCTGGACTACGAGGACCAGGTGTCCTACACCCTGGCCATTACTGCCCGGGACAATGGCATTCCCCAGAAGTCTGACACCACCTACCTGGAGATCCTGGTGAATGATGTGAATGACAATGCTCCTCAGTTCCTGCGGGATTCCTACCAGGGCAGGGTCTATGAGGATGTGCCCCCCTTCACCAGCGTCCTGCAGATCTCAGCCACTGACCGTGACTCTGGCCTTAATGGCAGGGTCTTCTACACCTTCCAAGGGGGCGATGATGGAGATGGTGACTTTATTGTAGAGTCTACATCAGGCATTGTGCGAACACTGCGGAGGCTGGATCGTGAAAATGTGGCCCAGTACATCTTGCGGGCATATGCAGTGGACAAGGGGATGCCTCCAGCCCGCACACCCACGGAAGTGACGGTCACTGTGTTGGATGTGAACGACAATCCACCTGTCTTTGAGCAGGATGAGTTTGATGTGTTTGTGGAAGAAAACAGCCCCATTGGGCTGGCTGTGGCCCGAGTCACAGCCACTGACCCTGACGAAGGCACCAATGCCCAGATCATGTATCAGATCGTGGAGGGCAACATCCCTGAGGTCTTCCAGCTGGACATATTCTCTGGGGAGCTGACTGCCCTGGTGGACTTGGATTATGAGGACCGGCCTGAATACATCCTGGTCATCCAGGCCACGTCAGCTCCCCTGGTGAGCCGGGCTACAGTACATGTCCGCCTGCTTGACCGCAATGACAATCCACCGGTGCTGGGCAACTTTGAGATTCTTTTCAACAACTATGTCACCAACCGTTCTAGCAGCTTCCCAGGGGGTGCCATCGGCCGGGTGCCTGCCCATGACCCTGACATCTCTGACAGCCTGACTTACAGCTTTGAGCGGGGGAATGAGCTCAGCCTGGTCCTGCTCAATGCCTCCACCGGCGAGCTGAGGCTGAGTCGGGCACTGGACAACAACCGACCTCTGGAGGCCATCATGAGCGTGCTGGTGTCAG ACGGCGTGCACAGTGTGACTGCCCAGTGCGCACTGCGCGTCACCATAATCACGGATGAGATGCTCACGCACAGCATCACGCTGCGCCTGGAGGACATGTCGCCGGAGCGTTTCCTGTCGCCCCTCCTGGGTCTCTTCATTCAGGCGGTGGCTGCCACGCTGGCCACACCGCCAGACCACGTGGTGGTCTTCAACGTGCAGCGGGACACCGACGCCCCCGGCGGGCACATCCTCAACGTGAGCCTGTCGGTGGGCCAGCCGCCGGGGCCCGGGGGCGGGCCGCCCTTCCTGCCCTCCGAGGACCTGCAGGAGCGCCTGTATCTCAACCGCAGCCTGCTGACGGCCATCTCCGCACAGCGCGTGCTGCCCTTTGACGACAACATCTGCCTGCGAGAGCCATGTGAGAACTACATGCGCTGCGTGTCGGTGCTGCGCTTCGATTCCTCCGCGCCCTTCATCGCCTCCTCCTCCGTGCTCTTCCGGCCCATCCACCCCGTCGGGGGACTGCGCTGCCGCTGCCCGCCCGGCTTCACGGGCGACTACTGTGAGACCGAGGTGGACCTCTGCTACTCGCGGCCCTGTGGCCCCCATGGGCGCTGCCGAAGCCGTGAGGGCGGCTACACCTGCCTCTGCCGCGAGGGCTACACGG GTGAGCACTGCGAGGTGAGTGCCCGCTCAGGCCGTTGCACCCCGGGTGTCTGCAAGAATGGGGGCACCTGTGTCAACCTGCTGGTGGGCGGCTTCAAGTGCGACTGCCCGTCCGGAGACTTCGAAAAGCCCTTCTGCCAGGTGACCACGCGCAGCTTCCCTGCCCGTTCCTTCATCACCTTCCGGGGCCTGCGCCAGCGCTTCCACTTCACCCTGGCCCTCTC GTTTGCCACCAAGGAGCGCGACGGGCTGCTGTTATACAACGGGCGCTTCAACGAGAAGCATGACTTTGTGGCCCTCGAGGTGATCCAGGAGCAGGTCCAGCTCACCTTCTCTGCAG GGGAGTCGACCACCACCGTGTCCCCATTCGTGCCCGGAGGGGTCAGTGACGGCCAGTGGCACACGGTACAGCTGAAGTACTACAATAag CCACTGTTGGGCCAGACAGGGCTCCCACAGGGCCCATCTGAGCAGAAGGTGGCTGTGGTGACCGTGGATGGCTGTGACACAGGCGTGGCCCTGCGCTTCGGAGCTGTGCTGGGCAACTACTCCTGTGCTGCCCAGGGCACCCAGGGTGGCAGCAAGAA GTCTCTGGACCTGACAGGGCCCCTGCTGCTGGGCGGGGTGCCTGACCTGCCCGAGAGCTTCCCCGTCCGCACCCGGCACTTTGTGGGCTGCATGAGGAACCTGCAGGTGGACAGTCGGCACGTCGACATGGCTGACTTCATTGCCAACAACGGCACCGTGCCTG GCTGCCCTGCCAAGAAGAACGTGTGTGACAGCAACACTTGCCACAATGGGGGCACCTGTGTGAACCAGTGGGATGCGTTCAGCTGCGAGTGCCCTCTGGGCTTCGGGGGCAAGAGCTGTGCCCAGG AAATGGCCAATCCGCAGCGCTTCCTGGGCAGCAGCCTGGTGGCCTGGCATGGCCTCTCGCTGCCCATCTCCCAACCCTGGCACCTCAGCCTTATGTTCCGCACACGCCAGGCCGACGGCGTCCTGCTGCAGGCTGTCACCAGGGGGCGCAGCACCATCACCCTGCAG CTTCGGGAGGGCCACGTGGTGCTGAGTGTGGAGGGCACAGGGCTCCAGGCCTCATCTCTCCGGCTGGAGCCAGGCCGGGCCAATGATGGCGACTGGCACCATGCACAGCTGGCACTGGGAGCCAGTGGGGGCCCCGGCCATGCCATTCTGTCCTTTGACTATGGGCAGCAGCAGGCAGAGGGCAACCTGGGCCCCCGGCTGCATGGGCTGCACCTGAGCAACATTACAGTCGGGGGAGTGCCTGGGCCGGCCAGTGGTGTGGCCCGCGGCTTCCGGGGCTGTTTGCAG GGTGTTCGGGTAAGCGAGATGCCTGAAGGTGTTAGCAGTCTGGATCCCAGCCATGGGGAAAGCATCAATGTAGAACCAGGCTGCAGCCTGCCAGACCCCTGTGACTCGAACCCATGTCCTGCCAACAGCTATTGCAGTGATGACTGGGACAGCTATTCCTGCAGCTGTGATCCTG GTTACTATGGTGACAACTGTACTAACGTATGTGACCTGAACCCATGTGAGCATCACTCCACGTGTACCCGAAAGCCCAGTGCCCCCCATGGCTATACCTGCGAGTGTCCCCAAAATTACCTTGGGCCGTACTGTGAAACTAG GATTGACCAGCCTTGCCCCCGAGGCTGGTGGGGACACCCCACGTGCGGCCCATGTAACTGTGACGTCAGCAAAGGCTTTGATCCAGACTGCAACAAGACAAGCGGCGAGTGCCACTGCAAG gagaACCACTACCAGCCCCCTGGCAGCCCGACCTGCCTCTTGTGTGACTGCTACCCAACAGGCTCTCTGTCCCGAGTCTGTGACCCTGAGGACGGCCAGTGTCCATGCAAGCCAGGTGTCATTGGGCGCCAGTGTGATCGCTGTGACAACCCTTTTGCTGAGGTCACTATCAATGGCTGTGAAG TGAATTACGACAGCTGCCCACGGGCCATTGAGGCTGGGATCTGGTGGCCCCGTACCCACTTCGGGCTGCCTgctgctgccccctgccccagaggCTCCTTTG GGACTGCTGTGCGCCACTGTGACGAGCACAGAGGGTGGCTCCCCCCAAACCTCTTCAACTGCACATCGGTAACCTTTTCAGAACTGAAGGGCTTT GCTGAGCGGCTACAGCGAAATGAATCAGGCCTGGACTCAGGGCGCTCCCAGCGGCTGGCCCTGCTTCTGCGCAACGCTACCCAGCACACGGCTGGCTACTTCGGCAGTGACGTCAAGGTGGCCTACCAGCTGGCCACACGGCTACTGGCCCACGAGAGTGCCCAGCGGGGCTTTGGACTTTCTGCCACACAGGATGTGCACTTCACCGAG AATCTGTTGCGGGTGGGCAGCGCCCTCCTGGATGCAGCCAACAAGCGGCACTGGGAGCTGATCCAGCAGACGGAGGGTGGCACTGCCTGGCTGCTCCAGCACTATGAGGCCTACGCCAGCGCCCTGGCCCAGAACATGCGGCACACCTACCTGAGCCCCTTCACCATCGTCACACCCAACATCG TTATCTCTGTAGTTCGCTTGGACAAGGGGAATTTCGCTGGGGCCAAGCTGCCCCGCTATGAGGCGCTGCGAGGCGAGCGGCCCCCAGACCTTGAGACAACGGTCATTCTGCCTGAGTCTGTCTTCAGAG AAACAACCACTGTGGTCAGGCCGGCGGGCCCTGGAGAGGCCCAGGAGCCAGAGGAGCTGGCACGGCGTCAGCGGCGGCACCCGGAGCTGAGCCAGGGTGAGGCTGTGGCCAGTGTCATCATCTACCGCACCCTGGCTGGGCTGCTGCCCCATAACTACGACCCGGACAAGCGCAGCCTGAG AGTTCCTAAACGCCCCGTCATCAACACCCCCGTGGTGAGCATCAGTGTCCATGACGATGAGGAACTTCTGCCCCGTGCTTTGGACAAGCCAGTCACGGTGCAGTTCCGGCTGCTGGAGACAGAGGAGCGGACCAAGCCCATCTGTGTCTTCTGGAACCATTCGATCCT GGTCAGTGGCACAGGCGGCTGGTCAGCTCGAGGCTGCGAGGTTGTCTTCCGCAACGAGAGCCACGTCAGCTGCCAGTGCAACCACATGACAAGCTTCGCTGTGCTTATGGACGTGTCCCGGAGGGAG AATGGAGAGATCCTGCCACTGAAGACACTAACATACGTGGCCTTAGGGGTCACCTTGGCCACCCTACTGCTCACCTTCCTGTTCCTCACTATTCTGCGTGCCCTGCGCTCCAACCAGCACGGCATCCGACGGAACCTGACTGCCGCCCTGGGACTGGCTCAGCTGGTCTTCCTTCTGGGAATCAACCAGGCTGACCTCCCT TTTGCTTGTACAGTCATCGCCATCCTGCTGCACTTCCTGTACCTCTGCACCTTTTCCTGGGCTCTCCTGGAGGCCTTGCACCTGTACCGGGCACTCACCGAGGTGCGCGACGTCAATGCTGGCCCCATGCGCTTCTACTACATGCTGGGCTGGGGTGTGCCTGCCTTCATCACAG GTCTAGCTGTGGGCCTGGACCCCGAGGGCTATGGGAACCCTGACTTCTGCTGGCTCTCCATCTATGATACCCTTATCTGGAGTTTCGCTGGCCCCGTGGCCTTTGCTGTCTCG ATGAGTGTCTTCCTGTACATCCTGGCGGCCCGGGCCTCCTGTGCTGCCCAGCGGCAGGGCTTTGAGAAGAAAGGCCCTGT ctcaggcCTGCGGCCCTCCTTTGCTGTCCTCCTGCTGCTGAGCGCCACATGGCTGCTGGCACTGCTGTCCGTCAACAGTGACACTCTCCTCTTCCACTACCTCTTTGCTGCTTGCAATTgcatccag GGCCCCTTCATCTTCCTCTCCTACGTGGTGCTTAGTAAGGAGGTCCGGAAAGCACTTAAGTTTGCCTGCAGCCGCAagcccagccctgaccctgctCTGACCACCAAGTCCACCCTGACCTCG TCCTACAACTGCCCCAGCCCGTTCACGGACGGAAGGCTGTACCAGCCCTATGGAGACTCCGCCGGCTCTGTGCACAGCGCCAGCCGCTCGGGCAAGAGTCAGCCCAGCTACATCCCCTTCCTGCTGAG GGAGGAGTCCACACTGAACCCTGGCCAAGGGCCCCCTGGCCTGGGGGACCCAGGTGGCCTATTCCTGGAAGGTCAAGACCAGCAGCATG ATCCCGACACAGACTCTGACAGTGACCTGTCCCTGGAAGATGACCAAAGTGGCTCCTATGCCTCTACCCACTCGTCAGACagcgaggaagaggaggagggggaggccgCCTTCCCTGGAGAGCCAGGCTGGGACAgcctgctggggcctggggccgaGAGACTGCCCCTGCACAGTACCCCCAAGG ATGGGGGCCTGGGACCTGGGAAGGCCCCTTGGCCAGGAGACTTTGGGACCACAGCAAaggagggtggtggcagtggagcCTCTGAAGAGCGGCCGAGGGAGAATGGAGATGCCATGCTTCGGGAGGGGTCCGTGGGCCCCATTCCAGGACCTTCTGCCCAACCTCACAAAG GCATCCTCAAGAAGAAATGTCTGCCCACCATCAGCGAGAAGAGCAGCCTCCTACGGCTACCCCTGGAGCAGGGCACAGGGTCTTCCCGGGGCTCCTCAGCCAGCGAGGGCAGCCGGGGagggccccctccccgccctccaccCCGGCAGAGCCTCCAGGAGCAGCTGAATGGGGTCATGCCCATCGCCATGAGCATCAAGGCAGGCACAGTGGACGAGGACTCGTCCGGCTCCGA CAGCGACGAAACGTCCATCTGA